In one window of Paenarthrobacter nicotinovorans DNA:
- a CDS encoding NPCBM/NEW2 domain-containing protein, translated as MSAPSLGLSGAAPNSSGRIRKGSFARKAASLGLASLLLAGTIPALTFAAAANAAPGDPAVIKTVTPEVPVDAAGVPLGAVTGFTQSGNVVDLSTEKGAIRVTFLDDGNFRLEADPSGKFTDPANTDQGDPARSANIVVGKDKFPGTTPTVIDGDWLVLKTAKISVEINKATTLLRVASADGSLVLEESAPITFGANSATQHLAQHDGEQFIGGGMQNGRSVHTGALINIAKNFDWDDDGYPNAVPYYMSSMGYGVLRDTFARGSYNFAGEPTTTHEEKRFDAYYFVGDYKQSLGAYTTLTGKPMMPPVYALEYGDADCYNRSNPGYSSSGYGDPDGAKQKTPDAIKTARKFVENDMPAGWMLVNDGYGCEYQQLPETVSNIEDETDLKVGLWTQRSLTNQEYEVGEAGVRLRKLDVAWVGQGYRQALTGCEAAHGGIEQYSNARGTSLMVEGWAGSQRCGMQWTGDHSGNLDAVRWQVSALTGAGNSGLAFTTGDVDGIFGGSAESYVRDLQWKAFAPALYSMSGWAATDKRPWLYGDEATAINRQYLQLRQQLMPFIYSLAQESSTTGVSMMRSMALEFPDQQWSYGAEANNQFLLGSDFLVAPVFTQTDVRNGIFLPAGQQWVDYWTGKLYQGGQILNGYNAPLDKLPVFVRAGAVIPQGIVARNASLVPEDSMITLDVYAKGQDTFTLYEDDKVTREFKNGKSSSQLFSVDAPGTGNSSVKVSIGERQGEYTGKAAARPYELKVHAGAAPKDVKIGGTKLTQHTTQAAYAAAATGWYFDEANNGTIWVKTGSIASNQSATVQLQQAGPLGGKSQEDTAAEVRVTTGQQVFQDQETTVTAAFVNTGTKAKTNVVLTPVLPEGWTVVSSSGATAAKVEGGATSTATFVIKPGPSAKAGQQTVRVTASYAASGSTQSVTGGNQIYVAYGSLAAAYNTVSVTTVAGKALGNFDGGGATFAAEQLAAATVPAGGVRPGSTVTVDAGKPTQVDYTWPAVGPDVPNSVALSAQTIALKGKGTHLAVLGSAAVGNGTSPTLTLTYADGSTEKQSIFFPNWLQPSVLNGALLAVSEQGRNNANGPSPEYTQYKYQAFSNTVRLNPTKELASVTLPTDTRVKFFDWKVTSQPLPDVPHGAVYASETPWVQALNGYGVIGKNVANKDSASSPDKPLAINYTDPATGQQPVFSKGLGVHAASRITYYLGGKCTSFTSQVGLESGFGGNIIFKVNADGVNKYQSRTYTPGFAPESVSVDLTGAAYVELVVDPSGSINGAHGVWGDAKFTCAP; from the coding sequence ATGTCCGCACCCTCCTTGGGTCTGTCCGGAGCTGCCCCCAACAGCTCTGGACGCATCAGAAAAGGCTCATTCGCCAGGAAGGCCGCGTCCCTCGGTCTCGCCTCACTCCTCCTCGCAGGAACCATCCCGGCCCTCACCTTCGCCGCCGCTGCCAATGCCGCTCCCGGCGACCCCGCGGTCATCAAGACCGTCACCCCGGAAGTACCCGTCGACGCAGCTGGAGTACCCCTCGGGGCGGTGACCGGCTTTACCCAGTCCGGTAACGTCGTCGACCTTTCCACCGAAAAGGGCGCCATCCGCGTCACCTTCCTGGACGACGGCAACTTCCGCCTGGAAGCCGATCCCAGCGGAAAGTTCACCGACCCTGCGAACACCGACCAGGGCGACCCGGCCAGGTCAGCCAACATCGTGGTGGGCAAGGATAAGTTCCCCGGCACCACGCCCACGGTCATCGACGGCGACTGGCTGGTCCTGAAAACTGCCAAAATCAGCGTCGAGATCAACAAAGCGACCACCCTGCTCCGTGTTGCCAGCGCCGACGGCTCGCTGGTCCTGGAAGAGTCCGCACCCATCACGTTCGGTGCGAATTCGGCCACCCAGCACCTCGCCCAGCACGACGGTGAGCAATTCATCGGCGGCGGCATGCAGAACGGCCGCTCAGTCCACACCGGCGCACTGATCAACATCGCCAAGAACTTCGACTGGGACGACGACGGCTACCCCAACGCCGTCCCGTACTACATGTCCTCCATGGGCTACGGCGTCCTGCGTGACACGTTCGCCCGCGGCTCCTACAATTTCGCGGGCGAACCGACCACTACGCATGAGGAAAAGCGTTTTGATGCCTACTACTTCGTGGGCGATTACAAGCAGTCGCTGGGCGCGTACACCACGCTGACCGGCAAGCCGATGATGCCCCCGGTGTACGCCCTGGAATACGGCGACGCTGACTGCTACAACCGCTCAAACCCGGGCTATTCGTCCTCCGGATACGGCGATCCCGACGGCGCCAAGCAGAAAACTCCCGACGCCATCAAGACCGCACGGAAGTTCGTTGAGAACGACATGCCCGCCGGCTGGATGCTGGTCAACGACGGCTACGGCTGCGAGTACCAGCAACTCCCGGAAACCGTGAGCAACATCGAGGACGAAACCGACCTCAAGGTCGGCCTCTGGACGCAACGCTCCCTCACCAACCAGGAATACGAAGTAGGCGAGGCCGGCGTCCGGCTCCGCAAGCTGGACGTCGCATGGGTTGGCCAAGGCTACCGCCAGGCCCTGACGGGCTGCGAAGCTGCCCACGGCGGCATCGAGCAGTACTCGAATGCCCGCGGCACCTCGCTGATGGTGGAAGGCTGGGCCGGCTCCCAGCGCTGCGGCATGCAGTGGACGGGTGACCATTCAGGAAACCTCGACGCCGTCCGCTGGCAGGTCTCGGCCCTCACCGGCGCCGGCAACTCTGGCCTGGCATTCACCACCGGCGACGTTGACGGCATCTTTGGCGGGTCCGCCGAGTCCTACGTCCGCGACCTCCAGTGGAAAGCCTTCGCTCCGGCGCTGTACTCCATGTCCGGCTGGGCCGCGACGGATAAGCGTCCGTGGCTCTACGGCGACGAGGCAACAGCCATCAACCGCCAATACCTGCAGCTCCGCCAGCAGCTCATGCCCTTCATCTACTCGCTCGCGCAGGAATCCTCCACCACCGGCGTCTCCATGATGCGCTCCATGGCCCTCGAATTCCCTGACCAGCAGTGGTCCTACGGTGCCGAAGCGAACAACCAGTTCCTGCTGGGCTCCGACTTCCTGGTAGCACCCGTCTTTACGCAGACCGACGTCCGCAACGGCATCTTCCTCCCGGCCGGCCAGCAGTGGGTGGACTACTGGACCGGCAAGCTCTACCAGGGTGGCCAGATCCTCAACGGCTACAACGCACCCCTGGATAAGCTGCCGGTGTTCGTTCGTGCCGGAGCGGTGATCCCGCAAGGCATCGTGGCCCGCAACGCGTCCTTGGTCCCGGAAGACTCCATGATCACCCTGGATGTCTATGCCAAGGGCCAGGACACCTTCACGCTCTATGAGGATGACAAGGTCACCCGCGAATTCAAGAACGGCAAGTCCTCCAGCCAGCTCTTCTCCGTGGATGCTCCCGGTACCGGCAACAGCAGCGTCAAGGTGTCCATCGGTGAACGCCAGGGCGAATACACCGGCAAGGCCGCAGCCCGCCCCTACGAGCTCAAAGTCCATGCAGGCGCGGCACCCAAAGACGTCAAAATCGGTGGAACCAAACTCACCCAACACACCACCCAGGCTGCTTACGCAGCTGCGGCAACCGGCTGGTACTTCGATGAAGCCAACAACGGCACCATCTGGGTAAAGACCGGGTCCATCGCTTCCAACCAGTCCGCAACGGTTCAACTCCAGCAGGCCGGCCCGCTGGGCGGCAAGAGCCAGGAAGACACCGCAGCGGAAGTCCGCGTGACCACCGGCCAGCAGGTCTTCCAGGACCAGGAAACCACTGTCACCGCGGCATTCGTGAACACCGGAACCAAGGCCAAGACCAATGTGGTCCTCACCCCGGTTCTTCCCGAGGGTTGGACTGTTGTCTCGTCCTCCGGCGCGACGGCGGCCAAGGTTGAAGGCGGCGCTACAAGCACGGCCACTTTCGTCATCAAACCCGGCCCCAGCGCGAAGGCGGGGCAACAGACTGTGCGGGTAACGGCGTCGTACGCTGCTTCCGGCTCAACCCAATCGGTGACCGGCGGCAACCAGATCTACGTCGCCTACGGGTCCTTGGCCGCGGCCTACAACACCGTCTCCGTCACCACGGTGGCCGGCAAGGCACTCGGAAACTTCGACGGCGGAGGGGCCACCTTCGCTGCCGAGCAGCTGGCTGCCGCTACGGTTCCGGCAGGCGGAGTCCGGCCGGGCAGCACCGTGACGGTGGATGCCGGGAAGCCGACCCAGGTGGACTACACCTGGCCGGCCGTGGGACCCGATGTTCCCAACTCGGTGGCGCTGTCCGCGCAGACCATCGCCCTGAAGGGCAAGGGAACGCACTTGGCTGTCCTCGGATCGGCTGCGGTGGGCAATGGCACCAGCCCCACGTTGACCTTGACGTACGCTGACGGATCCACGGAGAAACAGTCCATCTTCTTCCCGAACTGGCTGCAGCCCTCAGTACTGAACGGCGCCCTGCTCGCGGTATCCGAACAAGGCCGCAACAACGCCAACGGTCCGTCGCCGGAGTACACGCAATACAAGTACCAGGCATTCTCCAACACGGTCCGGCTCAACCCCACCAAGGAACTGGCCTCCGTCACCCTGCCCACCGACACCCGGGTGAAGTTCTTCGACTGGAAAGTCACCTCGCAGCCGTTGCCGGACGTACCGCATGGAGCGGTGTACGCCTCGGAAACGCCGTGGGTCCAGGCACTCAACGGCTACGGGGTGATCGGCAAGAACGTGGCCAACAAGGACTCCGCGTCGTCCCCGGACAAGCCGTTGGCCATCAACTACACCGATCCCGCCACCGGTCAGCAACCCGTTTTCTCCAAGGGACTGGGCGTCCACGCTGCCTCCAGGATCACCTATTACCTGGGTGGCAAGTGCACTTCATTTACGTCCCAAGTGGGCCTTGAAAGCGGCTTCGGCGGCAACATCATCTTCAAGGTCAACGCCGACGGGGTGAACAAGTACCAGTCGCGCACCTATACGCCGGGATTCGCTCCGGAATCGGTGTCCGTTGACCTGACGGGGGCGGCTTACGTGGAGCTGGTCGTTGACCCGTCCGGTTCCATCAATGGAGCACATGGTGTCTGGGGTGATGCAAAGTTCACCTGCGCTCCCTAG
- a CDS encoding response regulator has product MTGIRVLLVDDHPVVRAGLRAMLSDFPGVSVVAEAADGDAALAELSKLHTLGEPVDLVLMDLQMGSGMDGVTATEKIKAGEAGTPPPPVLILTTYDTDADILAAVEAGASGYMLKDAPPEQIRQAVLSAAAGQTALAPEVAARLMGRIRNPSPVLSGREVQLLELLATGMSNRAIAKQLFISEATVKTHLVHIYSKLGVDNRTAAIATATQRRIIRGH; this is encoded by the coding sequence GTGACCGGAATCCGGGTGTTGTTGGTAGATGACCACCCAGTGGTCAGGGCCGGACTTCGGGCCATGCTGAGCGACTTCCCAGGGGTGAGCGTGGTGGCGGAGGCCGCTGACGGTGACGCCGCACTGGCGGAGTTGAGCAAGCTCCACACCCTCGGCGAGCCGGTGGACCTGGTGCTCATGGACCTGCAAATGGGCAGTGGCATGGACGGCGTGACGGCCACGGAAAAGATCAAAGCCGGTGAAGCCGGGACTCCCCCGCCACCCGTGCTGATTTTGACCACTTACGACACCGACGCCGACATCCTCGCCGCTGTGGAGGCAGGCGCCAGTGGTTACATGTTGAAGGATGCGCCGCCGGAACAGATCCGGCAGGCCGTGCTTTCGGCCGCTGCCGGCCAGACCGCACTGGCACCGGAAGTGGCGGCGCGATTGATGGGGCGGATCAGGAATCCCTCACCCGTGCTGAGCGGCAGGGAAGTCCAACTGTTGGAATTGCTCGCCACCGGCATGAGCAACAGGGCCATCGCCAAGCAACTCTTTATTTCCGAGGCCACTGTGAAGACACACTTGGTCCACATCTATTCCAAGTTGGGTGTGGACAACCGGACGGCGGCCATCGCGACGGCAACGCAGCGCCGGATCATCCGCGGGCACTGA
- a CDS encoding penicillin-binding transpeptidase domain-containing protein: MGKTRTLILGLATIVLAGSLTACDDGRSGAEGAAKQLASSLSALDVGQLAVEGKDAAAANDQLKAVFEGLDATPSVQSGDVKLDGDTATFPLKYSWNIGSAKWEYSSDATLKKSGDKWAVQWSPALLAPELSDGETLSVKTVPAQRGQILGAGDAPIVEDRPVFRVGIDKTKIPAEQADASARAMAALLGLDVEEYAKQVAASGPQAFVEGLVLRAYTTDITEAKIKAIPGGASILDSMALAPTRTFARALLGSVGQASAEQIEKSNGALRAGDTTGTGGLQQKYDTLLRGKDGVEVIASTEAKAEGETPGTKVFFSSLPAPGTTLKTTLDLKLQQLAEETLAGVGPASAIVALRPSTGAVLAAASGPGSNGYNTAMLGQYAPGSTFKIVDSLAMFRNGATPDSKVECPPTLTVDGRTFKNAEGYPESSLGSVALRDAFAHSCNTAFINARDTVSQDQLESAAQALGVAVEAPKLGADAFLGSVPGAAEGTEHAASMIGQGKVLFSPLSAAVMAASVANGAPVSPQLVLNADAVPATTSTAAPTESSSATPSPDSATASALPASPASTKPITKEESAALSDMMRAVVTSGHAGFLAAVPGAPVGAKTGTAEFGNDNPPKTHAWIVATHGDLAVAVFVEDGGLGATTSGPLLKTFLTAAG, translated from the coding sequence ATGGGGAAAACACGTACTTTGATTCTTGGTCTGGCCACGATTGTGCTGGCAGGCTCGCTGACCGCTTGCGACGACGGCCGTTCGGGCGCTGAGGGAGCCGCCAAGCAGCTCGCCTCCTCGCTGTCGGCGCTCGACGTCGGCCAGCTCGCCGTTGAGGGCAAGGATGCCGCCGCGGCCAACGACCAGCTCAAGGCAGTTTTCGAAGGACTCGACGCCACGCCGTCGGTGCAGTCCGGTGACGTCAAGCTCGACGGCGACACCGCCACTTTCCCTCTTAAATACAGCTGGAACATCGGCTCGGCCAAGTGGGAGTACAGTTCCGATGCCACCTTGAAGAAGTCCGGTGACAAGTGGGCGGTTCAATGGAGCCCCGCCCTGCTGGCACCGGAGCTTTCCGATGGCGAAACTCTTTCCGTCAAGACCGTTCCTGCCCAGCGCGGCCAGATCCTGGGCGCCGGGGATGCCCCTATTGTGGAGGACCGGCCCGTCTTCCGGGTCGGCATCGACAAGACCAAGATTCCAGCGGAACAAGCGGATGCTTCAGCGCGTGCGATGGCTGCCCTGCTGGGCTTGGACGTTGAGGAATACGCCAAGCAGGTTGCTGCGTCCGGCCCGCAGGCATTTGTGGAAGGACTGGTTCTCAGGGCTTACACGACGGATATCACGGAGGCCAAGATCAAGGCCATTCCCGGTGGTGCCAGCATCCTGGATTCGATGGCCCTCGCACCAACGCGGACCTTTGCACGTGCACTGCTCGGAAGCGTTGGCCAGGCCAGTGCGGAACAAATTGAAAAGTCCAACGGCGCCTTGCGTGCCGGTGACACCACGGGAACCGGCGGCCTGCAGCAGAAGTACGACACCCTGCTCCGCGGCAAGGACGGTGTTGAGGTCATTGCGAGCACCGAGGCCAAAGCTGAAGGGGAAACGCCCGGCACCAAGGTGTTCTTTTCCTCCCTCCCCGCTCCCGGCACCACCCTCAAGACAACCCTTGACCTGAAACTGCAGCAACTGGCCGAGGAAACCCTTGCGGGCGTTGGCCCGGCGTCGGCCATAGTTGCCCTCCGACCCTCCACGGGCGCCGTGCTCGCCGCCGCCTCCGGGCCGGGGAGCAACGGCTACAACACTGCAATGCTGGGCCAGTACGCGCCAGGATCCACCTTCAAGATTGTTGACTCCCTGGCGATGTTCCGGAACGGCGCAACCCCCGATTCCAAGGTCGAGTGCCCGCCGACGCTGACTGTTGACGGTCGGACCTTCAAGAACGCGGAGGGGTACCCCGAAAGCTCGCTGGGTTCAGTTGCTTTGCGGGATGCGTTTGCCCACTCCTGCAACACTGCCTTCATCAACGCCCGTGACACCGTCAGCCAGGACCAGTTGGAATCCGCGGCCCAGGCTCTTGGTGTGGCTGTTGAAGCCCCCAAACTCGGTGCTGACGCGTTCCTGGGTTCCGTTCCCGGTGCTGCTGAGGGTACGGAGCACGCCGCTTCCATGATTGGCCAGGGCAAGGTGCTCTTCTCGCCCCTCTCGGCCGCTGTCATGGCAGCTTCGGTGGCCAACGGTGCCCCCGTCTCACCGCAACTGGTGCTCAATGCCGACGCCGTGCCGGCCACCACCTCCACGGCCGCTCCCACGGAAAGCAGCTCCGCCACGCCGTCGCCGGACTCCGCGACGGCCAGCGCGCTGCCTGCCTCGCCGGCATCCACCAAGCCGATCACCAAGGAGGAATCGGCTGCCCTGTCCGACATGATGCGGGCGGTAGTAACCTCGGGCCACGCCGGTTTCCTTGCCGCAGTGCCGGGTGCACCGGTCGGGGCAAAGACGGGCACCGCCGAATTCGGTAATGACAACCCGCCCAAGACCCACGCGTGGATTGTTGCCACCCACGGGGACCTGGCGGTTGCCGTGTTTGTTGAAGACGGCGGACTGGGTGCCACCACCAGTGGGCCGTTGCTGAAAACGTTCCTGACCGCGGCGGGCTGA
- a CDS encoding FAD-dependent oxidoreductase, producing the protein MTGSTQCVVVGGGPAGIMLGLLLARAGVQVTVLEKHADFLRDFRGDTVHASTVRLLDELGLGEGFRALPQSRLENFRLPVAGGRSVVLADFGLLKEPYNYVAMVPQWDLLNFLVAAAGQEPTFTLRMNTEVTDLLRDSSGAVTGVAYRTRDPLTGSPLDSGELMATLTVACDGRGSVLRQRAGLAPHEYPVPFDTWWFRLPRTADEDEPVASIAPRFGSSDVLLSLTRKDYHQIAYLAAKGLDPQLRAEGVEAFRARVARLRPDLADRVDTIRSVDELHLLDVKLNRLARWHQPGLLLIGDAAHAMSPAGGVGINLAVQDAVAAARFIASPLLSGTLDDGHLAAVQKRRWLPTVIVQTFQRVLHRAIFARVMAGKQPKPPRILVLMARHLRGFPKLPARMIAFGPRPEHAPDFARRKP; encoded by the coding sequence ATGACAGGCAGTACCCAGTGTGTGGTGGTCGGCGGAGGTCCGGCCGGGATAATGCTGGGGCTGCTGCTTGCCCGGGCCGGTGTGCAGGTCACTGTCTTGGAAAAACACGCCGACTTCCTCCGGGATTTCAGGGGCGACACGGTCCATGCGTCCACCGTCCGGCTCCTGGACGAGTTGGGTTTGGGAGAAGGCTTCAGGGCCCTGCCGCAGAGCCGGCTGGAGAACTTCCGGTTGCCTGTTGCCGGGGGTCGCTCGGTGGTGCTGGCCGATTTCGGACTCCTTAAAGAGCCCTACAACTATGTGGCGATGGTTCCCCAGTGGGACCTGCTTAATTTCCTGGTGGCAGCTGCCGGGCAGGAACCCACCTTTACGCTGCGGATGAATACCGAGGTCACGGACCTGCTGCGGGACTCTTCGGGGGCAGTGACGGGTGTGGCGTACCGGACCAGGGACCCGCTGACCGGCTCCCCGCTGGACAGCGGCGAACTGATGGCCACCCTGACTGTGGCGTGCGATGGCCGGGGTTCGGTGCTGCGGCAGCGGGCCGGACTGGCTCCCCACGAATACCCGGTGCCGTTCGACACCTGGTGGTTCCGGCTCCCCCGCACGGCCGACGAGGATGAGCCAGTGGCATCCATAGCGCCGCGTTTCGGCAGCTCCGACGTCCTGCTGAGCCTCACCCGCAAGGACTACCACCAGATCGCCTATCTGGCTGCGAAGGGCTTGGATCCCCAGCTCCGGGCTGAGGGCGTGGAAGCCTTCCGGGCCAGGGTTGCGCGGCTGCGGCCGGATCTAGCCGACCGCGTAGACACCATCAGGTCTGTCGACGAGCTTCACTTGCTGGATGTGAAGCTCAACCGCTTGGCCCGCTGGCATCAGCCGGGCCTGCTCTTGATTGGCGACGCCGCGCATGCCATGTCCCCGGCCGGAGGCGTGGGAATCAACCTCGCGGTGCAGGACGCCGTGGCGGCAGCGCGCTTTATTGCCTCACCGCTGCTCAGTGGAACACTCGACGACGGCCACCTCGCCGCCGTCCAGAAGCGGCGTTGGCTGCCCACCGTGATTGTCCAGACGTTCCAGCGGGTGCTGCATCGCGCCATCTTTGCCCGGGTGATGGCCGGCAAACAGCCCAAGCCACCCAGGATCCTGGTCCTGATGGCCCGGCACCTGCGCGGTTTTCCCAAGCTTCCCGCCCGCATGATCGCCTTTGGACCGCGCCCCGAGCATGCTCCGGACTTTGCCAGGCGAAAGCCGTAG
- a CDS encoding ABC-F family ATP-binding cassette domain-containing protein — MAHIDVSGIDYFLSDGTQLLNGVTFKVPDGTKTALIGPNGTGKTTLFKIIAGDLTPDEGAVGRSGNMGIMRQFVGQVRDESTVRDLLVSTAQAGLAAAAKAVEEAELAMMEHDDEPTQMKYAQAIVDWGDAGGYDVETVWDEVCMAALGISFDKAQFRRASTLSGGEQKRLVLEALFAGPDELLLLDEPDNYLDVPGKRWLEGKLNESKKTVLFISHDRELLNNAAGRIVTLEPGINGAGAWIHGGGFGSYVEARADRNARFEELRKRWDEEHIKLKELVNMYKNKAAFRSDMANRYQAAQTRLAKFLEAGPPEALPIEQNVKMRLKGGRTAKRAVVAEKLELTGLMKPFSTEIWFGDRVGVLGSNGSGKSHFLRLLATGGTDPEREHLPVSDVVIAEVPHEGSVKLGARIRPGFFAQTHVRPDLLGRTLLEILHRGDEHRSGLPREAAAGALDSYGLAGQSEQKYESLSGGQQARFQILLLQLSGATLLLLDEPTDNLDLHSGEALERAIDAFEGTVLAVTHDRWFAKSFDRFLIFGSDGKVYESEEPVWDEKRVERAR; from the coding sequence GTGGCCCATATTGACGTTTCCGGCATCGACTACTTCCTCTCCGACGGCACCCAGCTGCTCAACGGTGTGACCTTCAAGGTTCCCGACGGCACCAAAACGGCGCTGATCGGACCCAACGGAACAGGCAAGACCACACTGTTCAAGATCATCGCCGGAGACCTCACTCCTGATGAAGGTGCCGTGGGCCGCTCGGGCAACATGGGCATCATGCGGCAGTTCGTGGGCCAGGTCCGCGACGAATCCACCGTCCGCGACCTCCTGGTTTCCACTGCGCAGGCCGGGCTCGCAGCAGCAGCCAAGGCGGTGGAAGAAGCCGAATTGGCCATGATGGAGCACGACGACGAACCCACGCAGATGAAGTACGCGCAGGCGATCGTGGACTGGGGCGATGCCGGCGGATACGACGTCGAGACAGTCTGGGACGAAGTGTGCATGGCCGCTTTGGGGATTTCCTTCGACAAAGCCCAGTTCCGCCGTGCTTCCACGCTGTCGGGCGGCGAGCAAAAGCGCCTGGTGTTGGAAGCGCTCTTCGCCGGGCCGGACGAGCTCCTGCTCCTGGACGAACCGGACAACTACCTTGACGTGCCTGGGAAGCGATGGCTGGAAGGCAAGCTCAACGAGTCCAAGAAGACCGTGCTCTTCATCAGCCACGACCGCGAGCTTCTCAACAACGCCGCCGGCCGTATCGTGACACTGGAGCCGGGCATCAACGGTGCCGGCGCTTGGATCCACGGTGGAGGTTTCGGCTCCTACGTCGAAGCACGCGCAGACCGTAACGCCCGGTTCGAGGAACTCCGCAAACGCTGGGACGAGGAGCACATCAAGCTCAAGGAACTCGTCAACATGTACAAGAACAAGGCGGCATTCCGCTCCGACATGGCCAACAGGTACCAGGCAGCGCAGACCCGCCTTGCGAAGTTCCTGGAGGCCGGGCCGCCGGAGGCCCTGCCCATCGAGCAGAACGTGAAGATGCGGCTCAAGGGTGGCCGCACCGCCAAGCGGGCCGTCGTTGCAGAGAAGCTGGAACTGACCGGGCTCATGAAGCCGTTCTCCACGGAGATCTGGTTCGGGGACCGGGTGGGCGTCCTGGGATCCAACGGTTCGGGCAAGAGCCACTTCCTGCGTCTTCTCGCGACCGGCGGTACCGACCCGGAGCGCGAGCACCTGCCGGTGTCCGACGTCGTCATCGCGGAAGTCCCGCACGAAGGGTCGGTGAAACTGGGGGCACGCATCCGGCCCGGGTTCTTCGCCCAGACGCATGTCCGTCCGGATCTGCTGGGCCGGACGTTGCTGGAAATTCTGCACCGCGGCGACGAACACCGTTCGGGCCTTCCGCGTGAGGCTGCAGCGGGAGCCTTGGATTCCTATGGCCTGGCGGGTCAGTCGGAGCAGAAATACGAGTCCTTGTCCGGTGGCCAGCAGGCACGTTTCCAGATCCTGCTGCTCCAGCTGTCCGGTGCCACGCTCCTCCTGCTGGATGAGCCCACGGACAACCTGGACCTCCACTCAGGCGAAGCCCTGGAGCGTGCCATCGACGCGTTCGAGGGAACCGTCCTGGCCGTCACGCACGACCGTTGGTTCGCCAAGTCCTTCGACCGCTTCCTGATCTTCGGGTCCGACGGCAAGGTGTACGAATCCGAAGAGCCCGTGTGGGACGAAAAGCGGGTAGAGCGCGCCCGCTGA
- a CDS encoding DeoR/GlpR family DNA-binding transcription regulator: MGTTDRHRLIAELLRGQEEVTVDELVSTTGASGATIRRDLEILAANGVLKRVHGGARSLLARGENPGYGQRELEDHEAKARIAKAVDGLIRDREHVWLDSGSTATEIARRLSTRELTVMPMSLHGVQALTQSSEGRAPELILPGGRFTPGEQSFRGPMAEANVRSLRFDTAVVTPCALNLKDGLLAHDLDDAAVKRAGLESASRVIVAAAGSKWNAGARALVAAMDSVDVIVTDLEPSPEDLAQLNKLSVEVVIA; encoded by the coding sequence ATGGGAACCACTGACCGCCACAGGCTCATCGCCGAACTGCTGCGCGGACAAGAAGAAGTAACCGTCGACGAACTGGTCTCAACCACCGGAGCTTCCGGGGCGACCATCCGCCGCGACCTCGAGATCCTGGCAGCCAACGGTGTGCTCAAGCGAGTGCACGGGGGTGCCCGCAGCCTCCTGGCCCGTGGAGAGAACCCCGGCTACGGGCAGCGCGAACTCGAGGACCACGAGGCCAAAGCCCGCATAGCCAAAGCCGTGGATGGACTCATCAGGGATCGCGAACACGTGTGGCTGGACAGCGGATCCACTGCCACGGAAATCGCACGCCGGCTCAGCACACGAGAGCTCACGGTCATGCCGATGTCCTTGCACGGCGTCCAAGCCCTCACGCAATCCTCGGAGGGCCGGGCTCCTGAACTCATCCTCCCAGGTGGCCGGTTCACCCCGGGTGAGCAGTCTTTCAGGGGACCCATGGCGGAAGCCAACGTCCGCTCGCTTAGGTTCGACACCGCCGTCGTAACCCCTTGCGCGCTCAACCTCAAAGACGGCCTGCTGGCTCACGACCTCGATGACGCCGCCGTGAAGCGTGCCGGTCTGGAGTCGGCGTCGCGCGTGATCGTCGCGGCCGCGGGAAGCAAATGGAATGCCGGCGCCAGGGCCCTGGTTGCCGCGATGGACAGCGTGGACGTCATCGTGACGGACCTGGAACCATCCCCCGAAGACCTTGCCCAGCTCAACAAACTCTCCGTGGAAGTTGTGATTGCATGA